DNA from Salmo trutta chromosome 14, fSalTru1.1, whole genome shotgun sequence:
TGCATCAAACAAgggtttgatgtatttgataccattccacaagtactgctccagccattaccacgagcccatcctccccaattaaggtgccaccaacctcctgtgattgaCACACTAATCAGCCCATACTCTAGACAAACTggtgcggcataaccaatcagagctgcagtaggcttaTATGCAAATAAactattgccatatatggatctgtgacatttactttgaacttgactttttttttttacagtatgagcggtcatgagtagatgcgcttgttttgagatcaaagcgagagctgcatgtagtcACGtgagcacattttgttcatatcttttgctagttagtgagttattagaccagttatagataatttgtagCCAGCAATAGGGGAGtaattgcttcctacaagagcacaacatGTGTACACTTCTAGACATCTTTTAAAAGCGAGTCAGGTGAAaagctttttttgtcttaaaggggcagtgttatattttgagacaggcttgaataatcTAAATAGCCAacaggcagagggtagcataatttgtctgattctcagTAACAATGGATttaattttgtaaagtggtttcttgcatcaaacaacaacattttcagtcacattTTCAgtcaagtggataaacaggttaatgtcaagccctgcgtgtgttttttttctctcaaaagtctcatggaatgtacaGGAGGCATACATTGAACActacacattggctgctactgtaggctgaatgatagaacagccgCTGTatgtccatgttaaaatgttatgggatgtatTTTGTCAATTGTTATTGATGGTATGCctactacattatgatcaaatagccacagtagcctacatggccactgttaaaactgtaacttaaatgttcaagtttgcgctcagcagaacTCAAAATTTGCCCAGTTATAAACATTTTGAGGGAAAATTGCACCTgtctaaattcttgcttgagaaatagttttttgcaaaaaaaatgttttgtttatttttgaccattttaatggaaaactaACTTAAGTACTAAATTGTTACCCAGATATGATTTAATATtgcgataaaaacagctgcaatCAGTcagaaagcttggtcgcaaatgggtcttccaaatggacaatgcccccaagcatacttccaacatattggcaaaatggcttaaggacaacaaagtcaaggtattggagtggccatcacaaagccctgacctcaatcccatagaaaatttgtgggcagaactgaaaaagcatatgcgagcaaggcctacaaacctgactcagttacaccagctctgtcaggaggaatgggccaaaatttcccccaacttattgtgggaagcttgtggaaggctacccgaaacgtttgacccaagtgtatgtaaacttctgacccactgggaatgtgatgaaagaaataaaagctgaaataaatcactctctactattattctgacatttcacattcttaaaataaagtggtgatcctaactgacctaagacagggaatttttactaggattaaatgtcaggaattgtgaaaaactgagtttaaatgtatttggctaaggtgtatgtaaacttctgacttcaactgtatgttccaAGAGTCAGAGTAATAATCCATTCATAATCCAATAATGGTTTGTAATATAGTCCTCTGTCTGTGTTGTTTTGTCTTAGCCATGGATGGTGTGTTAGAGGGAgcagctgtggtgtgtgtgtgtgtgtgtaaactggcCTGCAGTCTTCTCTTCCTGCCCATGGTCACTGCTTCTCTCAGTGCAGTCAGCTTCTGCTGCAACTGCCTGCTGCTCTTCACAGACCTCGTAGTCACAAGTAAGTGTCCATCTCTAACCCTATTTTTGCTGTGTACATCAGAGCTACAACTACCTGTTAATCCTTGAATTTCCAGTTGAAGGAGAGCAGACTTTGTGTCAATCAAAAATCAATAGGTCGTCCATGAAGAGTACATTTtgtgtccctttgatattttaagtagaaattgtgcaccaatattgcattttaaaagcctgttatattaaatgaggtgccctttaatatagaccacatggaacattcaataaatcagattaAATATCAATAAAAACTTGCTAGAATCAGTATTTTGACATGCCCCTCATGTTTTTCTGACTTCTAGAAAggttttaacccacttaaccccaaaaTGTCAAAGTTTTCActatcattgtaaagccctagttatgtTATTGCTTTTACAAAGTCATTTCTAAAGATCATTATTTAATTTATGTGAGAAGTGATACATTTATGTCCCTCATTCTAACGtcaactctcgttttaatatggtgaagtTGTTCCTTTTGAAAATATCGTTTTTAAAGAAACATTGATCagatagtgtaaaagcaggtgagctggttcttgTCTTTTTGGCTCTTTtctggtggaaaactgagtgggtcgaccataacacgtcaaccctgttatccatagatagacaggctagaaatatTTTAACAATCATTTTTTggggtgaagcttgcattcaatttcTCCatctgttgcacacaacaagcttcaatTCTCCCTGTCAAGGGGATtgatggctgatttaagatgaaaaccTCAACCCTGTTACTTAAATGGCACCAAGCTGGTATATTACAAGTTGCAACAGGGCACAGAAGCACCCTGCGTACCCAGCACAGAAGCACCCTGCGTACCCAGCACAGAAGCACCCTGCGTACCCAGCACAGAAGCACCCTGCGTACCCAGCACAGAAGCAGAGAAAATGCCATTGGAAATAGGCCCTTTGTAGGAAGTGAAAACAAAAGGCAGTGAGTGACCTTGTCAGTTGTTACAGAATCACAGTGTTCACAGGATGTCATCAATTCAACAGTGAATAATCAGTGTCCTCGGTCCTTGTACATCCAGCCTGGGGTCAACTGCTATCAACAGATATGAATCCATAAGATTCAGGATGAAGTCTAGTGGCCCACAACCAGCACCTTGAGTGTCACAAACACTGGAAGTCATGTATTACAGAAAGGGCAAATATATTAACATGCTAAACATTCTGTTAATCACTCTAAACTAAATATGAACTTTTGATCTTACATTTCCCCATTACACTCCTATAGTGTCctgtgtgactcagttggtagagcatggtgcttgcaacgccagggtcgtgggttcacTTCCCACAGGGGATCAGTACGAAaacatatgaaaatgtatgcactcactactgtaaggtGCTCagggtaagagtgtctgctaaattacttaaatgtaaaatatcTATAGGCTATTTCAGTGTCCTAATGCTGCCAGTCCCATCCTCCACATTTCTCCATTTGATTGATTGGTCTTTGTTGTCCCCCAGCCTTCGTGGTTGTCCTCTGGTTTACAGAGCCCTGGCTACCTCCATTTTCCATGTCCACTGATGTCATCGCCCTGCGCTTCCTGCTCTTCCTCAGCTACATCTACTGGGCAGTGCTGCTGATGACCACACCTCTGATTGCTGTGGAGACCGCCATTAGGTTGCATTTGCCTCAAGTCTGTGGTGGCGGAGTAGTGGACGGAGACATGGACAATCCTGCAGCTCACGGCGGTGTGACACTGGAGGTAGAGAACTGGCAGAGCAGGGACACAGACACCCAGAGAGAAGGGAGATGGGACCAGGACCAGGGAAGTTGTCTGTCCCATATCCTTGGCTTCTTCTGCTGTCTGCTGGTGTGGGCCGTCTGTGGCATCTGTGGGGGTCAGGGCTGGAGACTGGAGGTGCTGTGGGTCGAGGTCTGCCTGGAGAGGACCAGCTCCCTCACTCTGTGTCTCCCTAGCCTCCCCAACACCGTCCTGCTTGCTCTGGGTGAGCCCAGCTGGGGCCTGGCCACTGTGACCTTGGCTCTCCTGCTGGTGCTGACGGTGGGCTGGGGCTTTCTCAGACGACCCCTGGCCCACACAGAGacggacccacacacacacccacaaccacACAAGGAGGAACATGGTACTGACATTCAACTGCCCGTTCAAACACTCCCTGCACCACGCAAGGCTATGAAACCTGTGATGTCAGTGGCGTCAGCCCCACGGTTTGTTGACACAGAGACAACATGGTCCAGATGCTCCGTTTACAGCCCATGTTCTGGGAACAACATGCAGCTGTCACTGGGTCACCATGGAAATGCTGTCCTCTTATCCCTGGAGTTTTTGTCAGCAGACAGACTAGAGGGACACAAAGAGAAAAAAGGACTAGGAGACATACCTCTCACTGGTATTGTGGaggaacacacagacaggagCCAGCATGGGCTCGGGCGATTTCCCTGCCTGGGGGTGAATATAATGACAGGGTTAATGTGTCTGCTCACTGTCTGTGTGTTACCTATAAACCTCAGTGTGAACATCCTACTAATCAGGCACACAGAGACAATGCTGGAGTGGAGTTTGAAGATCTTAATGTAGTTGATAATGTAAATTCAATCATTAAGGAGGTCTGAAAGGCTTGCTTACTTTATCATCATCCACTAAGCATAATATATCATATTGTTTCTTCTCTATGGGATAGTTGGTAGCTATTTTCAAACTATTTTCTCCCAGCAGGAGGGTCTCGATGCCAGTTGCTCCCCCACAGGGCTGACAACCTGCCATCATATCATCTGGCGAGACTATCCCCAAAACTATTTTAACACATTTTCATATTGCACTTTGTCTCTGTTGTTCATTCAGTTAGCCTGTCCTCGATTGAACTGGCTGCACCCAAAGAAGCCAAACAGAGGGGTCTCTCAGTCAACGTAACACCGGCAGAAAGTCAGTGTACTGGACAATAAACCTGGATGGTGATAGTGTTAGATACTGAGGTGTGGCTTGGGAATGGCAACTCAATATTATATACACTGACTGAATATACACAGAGTATTCCAaacattatttcatagttttggattgactgaccttcatgtcttaaagtaatgatggactgtggtttatctttgcttatttgagctgttcttgccataatatggacttagccctatttggtaaaataccatcttctgtataccaaccctaccttgtcacaacacaactgattggctcaaacacattaaggaaagaaattcaacaaatgaacttttaacaaggcacacctgttaattgaaatgtattccaggtgactacctcatgaagctggttgagagaatgccaagagtgtgcaaagctgtgaaggcaaagggtggctactttgaagaatctacaatgtagaaaatagtaaaaataaagaaaaacccttgaatgagtaggtgtgtccaaacttttgactgctactgtgtgtgtaatataatacataaatattatactgtataatgtactTGTGTGTGGCTCTGACATACTGTGAAGAACAGAGGAGCTACTGTTAACACAGGGCAGTTTGACTCAAGAATTCAGTGATTATTTTCCTTTCTACACTAGCCGAACAGAATATCAATACTGTGTCATAAATTACGTATTGAAAGGAATGTCAAATCAAAAAGCTTATATGGACAATGAAGTTCACAGAATGAAGTAAGGTATTACAGGTGGGAAATGCAGCTTTCATTTGACAGTACGCCAACTTCCATGATAATGTGGAAATGCACAACACTGCTATTAGGGATGTTATTGACATATACTTCTCTGGGTGGTTCATCCTCAATACACTGCCTTCTCAAATGTTCCCCTCCAAGGCAGAATCACTCCCACGGAAAACATCTCACAAACATTGCTGCTGCAAAAGGACTGAAAATGCCCTTCAGAGGCTACGTTTATTCCAATAATCATCTGAATAATTAGCTTCTGTTCAGACCGGGCCTTTGTTCAAACTATAAGAGCATGCTGATTATGCTCAACAAAACATTATCCTTGTGAGCAGAGTTCCATTTGTCATCTTTCTCAAGGTCACTGTGTTTACTTGTATTCATATACTCCCTGATCTAAACTCTGGTCAACACTATCTGGTCTACTAATAATGTCTATGGCATAATTTGATTTTGAGTGAAGGTGCTCTCTCCAGCTCAGAGTAACTAGTTATGGTACCTGTGAGAGAACAGCCCAACTTTACCATTAGCTCCCCATTCCTTAGTAGGGGACAGTGAAGACAACTCACACAACACTCCCACCTGAGCCACGTTACCTATATGGTGAGGGTTTCCTAACGAGGATCTCCCCCTGGGCAAAGATCTTTCAGTTTAAATGGACAACTTCCCCTGAGGTGAAGTTAGATTCATTACAGGAGTGTAACTGAAGGTAGAAAACAGAAACGTAGAAGAAAATGCTACTGAGATGTCCTGGtggtctgactgactgacacgaACAAAGGCTCTCTGTTGTTGACTGCTCTGTTGCCTGCTCTGTTGTTGACTGCTCTGTGGCCAGGTCCACAGTTCCCCTGTAATAATGTGACTGGTATCAATCTGCCCCAAAATAGCATGAATAATTATGCATGAGGCTGTCAAACTACAAGCAGCTCTGCCATGATAAAGTGGCCTCCAACAACAGCATTGATGTCAAATATCTGGCTAGCTGTTGCGTCTTACTTCCGATGTTCACTTTAAACAGTTTCATCAAAATTATAAATCAAATCTCCCTTTTTTTAGAAGGCATTCTGAGATCTCCAGGCGTTCTCCCCAGATACAGGGGACAGACGGCGAGACAGTGCGGGAGGGATAATTCCCGGCAGACAACAGTAAGGCTCTTCCGTGCGGTGAGGTTGTATTGTGTTCAGATTAGACAGTGTGATCCATCACGGGGTTACTCACAGATTTCTATTCATCTAGTTGAGAAATGCCTCAGCATGTGAACGAGAGGAACAGAGAACAACGTCTCTGGCTTGCCGTGCCGGCGAGGCTTTCACAGGGCTGGGAGTTGGCACATCTCAGCTGAAATATGCACCTTCACACAATGTATGCTAACAAGCATTGGCTTGCACAGGCAATTTCTCTCATACTGATATCTTGTAGCTGCTCTCTCCTGGAGTTCTGTTAGACATTCtgtgtaagcatttcacttgcATATTGTCAAAGGACTCAACAAATGTATTAGAGCTTCTTGTTAATGTACCagtatgtgtcagtgtgtttcTAAAAGGACAAAGTCAATGAGACGTTGGTTTTACCCATCTTTAATTGTACATGAAAACCTTTGTTATGGACCTCTAGCAGCAGAAGCACACCAGAGTATGTTTGCACAATGATGGGTGCACAGCGGCCATCATCCAAAAGACACAATCCTCATTAAAAAGTGTTCACATAATGGTCCTTATGATGACCCCCACCAGttacccaccaccaccccacaaTAATCAGCTCCtgcttggtgtccatatcacagGACAGCAGTCTTGCTTCAAATACACCCCACAGGGTTCTGCATCATACTGCACTCTTCAGAACATACCAACAAAGTAGGGAACTGCCCCAGCTCTTCaaagtgaagacacacacacacacacacacacacacggcagggatTTAGGGGGTACAGATGTGATATTTTATCACTTCACCTCACAGACGAGGAGGCCAGAACATAGATTTACCACCAACATGCGCACACACTAACATACagacgtaaacacacacacacacacacacacacacacacacacacacacacacacacactcctggcgCTCTCCGTGCTGGACTTGGTTAAGGGACAAGAGCTTTTTATTATACAATCTGGAGGACTGGCCTTAAACAAGGGGATCACAAGAGCACTTGATTCATTTGGGGCAGGAGCTAAcatgaactgagcctcagaacatATCAGTGTATTCTGTTCATGCTGCAACAGCCTTATGGAACTAAATGGATGTTAGAAGAATGCCAACAGGCCAGGGCAGTATAATAATGTACTGTAATATTGTTCTCCTTGGCCATTTGTATATCCTTAAAGTATTTAGACAATCTATAAATATATTAAAAAACATTGTGTCCATAGCATTTACTAGTTTCAACATATTTGAAGAAGAAAATGAGACAGAATGACTGATTAAAAACATTCTAGAGCTCATTAATTGCAGCGTCATGCTGCTCGAGTCGTAAGTGGTCTCTGCCCCATAGGCCAAGTGTAAATCAGCAGATGTCAAGATTCATTTATTTAGATTGACCTCTGATACCTACAATGCAATGATGAGATGCCATgggagggaggaggcagggagaTGGAATCAGGAATGTACGAGTGCTAAC
Protein-coding regions in this window:
- the LOC115207513 gene encoding uncharacterized protein LOC115207513, producing the protein MDGVLEGAAVVCVCVCKLACSLLFLPMVTASLSAVSFCCNCLLLFTDLVVTTFVVVLWFTEPWLPPFSMSTDVIALRFLLFLSYIYWAVLLMTTPLIAVETAIRLHLPQVCGGGVVDGDMDNPAAHGGVTLEVENWQSRDTDTQREGRWDQDQGSCLSHILGFFCCLLVWAVCGICGGQGWRLEVLWVEVCLERTSSLTLCLPSLPNTVLLALGEPSWGLATVTLALLLVLTVGWGFLRRPLAHTETDPHTHPQPHKEEHGTDIQLPVQTLPAPRKAMKPVMSVASAPRFVDTETTWSRCSVYSPCSGNNMQLSLGHHGNAVLLSLEFLSADRLEGHKEKKGLGDIPLTGIVEEHTDRSQHGLGRFPCLGVNIMTGLMCLLTVCVLPINLSVNILLIRHTETMLEWSLKILM